From Stenotrophomonas maltophilia, a single genomic window includes:
- a CDS encoding LysR family transcriptional regulator, with the protein MRMDIADLRLFLAIAEAGSITAGAAQANLALGSASERLRTIEADAGTALLNRHPRGVSLTEAGAALAHHARLILRQQAQLRGELQAFAHGARGTLHLYANTAALTNYLPARLAPWLAERPRLHVELLERTSPEVVRAISTGQAEAGIISDAVDAAGLQQHVVAEDPLVMLLPADHRLASRRSVAFADVAGETFVALADGNALQTYIEDQARDIGRRLDVRIRMKTFEGVCIMVGHGIGVGIVPRTIARQHRRSTHTVAVPLADAWAQRRLCACFAEWTQLSPAMRSLLHHLGVQPQKKA; encoded by the coding sequence ATGCGGATGGACATCGCCGACCTGCGCCTGTTCCTGGCCATCGCCGAAGCCGGCAGCATCACGGCCGGCGCAGCGCAGGCGAACCTGGCGCTCGGCTCGGCCAGTGAACGCCTGCGCACGATCGAAGCCGACGCCGGTACGGCATTGTTGAACCGGCACCCGCGCGGAGTCAGCCTGACCGAGGCCGGCGCTGCCCTCGCCCACCATGCCCGCCTGATCCTGCGGCAGCAGGCGCAGCTGCGCGGCGAGCTGCAGGCGTTCGCGCATGGCGCGCGCGGCACCCTGCACCTGTATGCCAACACTGCGGCGCTGACCAACTACCTGCCCGCGCGGCTCGCACCGTGGCTGGCCGAACGCCCGCGCCTGCATGTCGAACTGCTGGAACGGACCAGTCCTGAAGTCGTGCGTGCGATCAGTACCGGCCAGGCCGAGGCCGGCATCATCAGCGACGCGGTCGATGCCGCCGGCCTGCAGCAGCATGTGGTGGCCGAAGATCCGCTGGTGATGCTGCTGCCCGCAGACCACCGCCTCGCATCGCGGCGCAGCGTGGCCTTCGCCGATGTGGCCGGCGAGACCTTCGTTGCGCTGGCCGATGGCAATGCACTGCAGACCTACATTGAAGACCAGGCGCGCGACATCGGGCGCCGCCTGGACGTGCGTATCCGCATGAAGACCTTCGAAGGCGTGTGCATCATGGTCGGCCACGGCATCGGGGTCGGCATCGTGCCGCGTACCATCGCCCGCCAGCATCGGCGCAGCACGCACACTGTCGCGGTACCGCTTGCCGATGCGTGGGCTCAACGTCGCCTGTGCGCCTGTTTTGCCGAGTGGACGCAGCTGTCGCCGGCGATGCGCAGCCTGCTGCATCACCTGGGCGTGCAGCCGCAGAAAAAAGCGTGA